AAGCAGAAAGTGAAAGAGATTTCtgtgggccagcaccacggctcagtaggctaatcctctgcctgcggcaccggcacaccaggttctagtcccagtcagggcgccggattctgtcccggttgcccctcttccaggccagctctctgctgtggcctgggagtgcagtggaggatggcccaagtgcttgtgccctgcaccccatgggagaccaggagaagcacctggctcctgccttcggatcagtgcggtacgcaggccacagcgcgccggccgcagcggccattggagggtgaaccaacggcaaaaggaagacctttctctctgtttctctctctctcactgtcgactctgcctgtcaaaaaaaaaaaaaaaaaaaaaagagagagagagatttctgtgAAATCCAGGTATTATATCAgaattatatacatttaaaactgattttatcaaagaaaatagaaagtatATATGAGTGTTGCCTGTCTTAAAGTTGGCTAGTAATTTTAGCTCTACCCCATAGTGAATATTCCCTGTGAAATTTCTAAGCATTTAACTATTTGTATTGAGAAAGTTAATTCTTAGTATTGCCAAATCCAAATTTGttcataaagtaaaatgaaaatgtttcttttaatatTACTAATTACATTACATTGTGCTAATCTAAacaatgtatttcttttatttggaaggcaaagttacagggagaaaaagggagagacagagagagagagaggtcttccaaccgttgggtcactccccatgtagctgcaatggctggggctgggccaggctgaagccaggagccaggcacttcattctggtctcccacataggtgcaggggcccagggagttgggccatctacagccactttcccaggcacattagcagggagcttagatcggaagtggaacagccggtacttgaacttgtgcccatataggatgccagcatcacaggcaggggcttaacctgctacatcacaacatccAGCCCctattttgctaatttttataGTTAACATTGGGATGAACTAAAATTCAGTAACATTTTTTGCATACTTTTCCTCTAATTTTCAAGTCAGAAATATTGATTTTTAGGTATGTTTCTACTTTGCTAACATCTCTATTTTTGAATCCTTGGAaatacttacatttaaaaaacaataaaatgaatccACTTCTATTATTTCCACACTGTAAACTTAGCTCCTTGaattagttttttttgttgtttttttgttttgttttgtttttcggacaggcagagttagacagtgagagagagagagacagagagaaaggtcttctttccgttggttcaccccccaaatggctgctgtggccggcacactgcaccgatccaaagccaggagccaggtgcttcctcctggtctcctatgcgggtgcagggcccaagcacttgggccatcctccactgccttcccgggccacagcagagagctggactgaaagaggagcaaccaggacagaaccagcaccccagacagaaccggttctagccccggaggactagaaccctgggtgccggcgccacaggtggaggattagcctagtgagccgcggtgccggcctccttgaatTAGTCTGAACTTGACTGATTGAAAAAATCAACACTGAAGTTCCTCTAAATAATAGAGCTAAAATAATATGCTAATAAACCTAATACTGTCTTCTATGAGAATGTTTTTCAAGGATATCTGTTacgtttttaactttttttacagatttatttgatttatattgaaggcagagttacagagagagggaaatacagagagagagaaagagagatcttccatctgctggctcactcctccattggctgcaacatctgtgactgggcctggcccaagccaggagccaggaacttaatccagatctcccacatggttgcaggggcccaaccacttgggccatttcccatatcccgctgcttttcccaggtatgttaacagtgagctggatcgaagtagagcaactgggactccagctAGCTCATTAAGAGATGCCCGTGttataggctgtggcttaacccaagtccttgggcccttgaactcacgagggagactaggaagaagctcctggctcctggcttcagatcagagcatctctggctgttgcagccaattggagagtgaaccatcagatggaagacctctctctttctctctctgcctctcctctttctgtgcagctctgactttcaaataaagaaataaatcttaaaaaaaaaaaaaaaaaaaaaaagacctcaaaaaaaattatgtttcggAACAGAAACTCTGTGAGGAAACAATTCACTATGGAGCAGAGACCCTCAGGAAGAGGGTCTAGCCCTTCTAGCCGTAAGCGTCCAGTTCTGAGCATCAGGCACTGTGTTTGAGTGGGACTGTGGAGCTATCAGAGATTAAGCTGTGTTACATCAATTAAACTGAAGAAGAGATTCTTCCAGGAGAAAGCAGCCATTGTTTGTAAGATTACAAATCCTCAGCGAAATTTATAGAGTAATTTGTTAAACCTTATTTGGAAATCTTTAGTTTTAAGTCTTAATATTTTTTACCCTCTCTAGAACATTACCTTGAATGTATAATTGTTTGCAGTAGGTACTGTTTAGCTTGtttaaggatttgttttcttAGGTTGTTTATTCTCAGTGTCAATATTAGTGGATAGCCGACAGCTGTCAGAACTGAGAACTAAAGGTACTGGAGGTTATGTCATTGCCTCATATGTCTTTCAGTCATTTACAATAATTGATTATATAATGATGTTTATAAATTAGATGCTGGTGTTTCATCCCTGTATTATTCTGTTTCCAATctatttactttcttatttatttatttatttttttatttttttatttttgacaggcagagtggacagtgagagagagatagagagaaaggtcttccttttgccgttggttcaccctccaatggccgccgcggtagcgcgcactgcggccggcgcaccgcgctgttccgatggcaggagccaggtgcttatcctggtctcccatggggtgcagagcccaaacacttaggccatcctccactgcactccctggccacagcagagagctggcctggaagaggggcaaccgggacaggattggtgccccgaccaggactagaacccagtgtgctggcgccgcaaggcggaggattagcctgttgagccacggcgccagcctttctttctttctttttttttttttttaaagatttatttacttatttgaaagtcagagttagagagagaaggagagagagagagagatcttctatccactggttcactcctcaattggccacaatggctggagctgagctgatccaaagctaggagccaggagcttcttctgggtcttccatgcaggtgcaggggcccaaggacttgggccatcttctgctgttttcccaggccatagcagagagctggatcggaagttgatcTTCCAGGTCTTGatccggcgccaatatgggatgccagcactgcaggtggcggcttaacccaccacgccacagcgtcggcccacATTCTATTTACTTTCCATGATTTAATATGCACCAGCTGCACCTTTAAAACTTTAAGTGACTGGCTCACTTTTGGTAGAGAGCCCTGCTGACTCCATCCTTGAGTTCTATATctagttctttgttttttaagatttatttatttatttgaaagacagaggtagagggacagaaagaattccccagatggctgcaacagccagagcttggccaggctgaagccaggagacaggaacgccatccaggtctcccacatgggtggcaggaacccaagccatcttgcactgctttccccgtgcatcagcagagagtaggattgggagtggagcagccaggactcaaattggcacctatatgggatgctggcattgcaggtgcagcttaacctgttgctcttaacctgctgctccacaatgcagGTACCCTAGATTcagttcttttaaaatgatgtaCATGAAAAGACATGATGATATGCATGGGTATGCTACTGTCTAGGGTTGTCTGCACATTTTGAAATTGTAAAGCAACTGATGTAATCAGTCTTTCCTGtgtatgcatcctgggaggtcaCAATTACTGTttaatggctggcactgtggtgtagaagggtTAGGCTGCACTTTGCAGGCTGATATCCTATATGGTCGCTGgattgtgtctcagctgctccacttccaatcccgttcCCTCttgatgcacctggaaggcagcagaagatggcccaactccttaggcccttgccacacatgtgagagacctggaagaagctcctggctcttgactttggcctagcccagccctggaccagCCATTGCggtctttggagagtgaaccagcagatgaaaggtttctctctttcctgtctctctgtatctctgcctttcaaataaataaacaaatattctttaaaaatgtgataatCCATGAAGAAGACATAAATCCATGAAGAAGACATAAAACCAGGGCTGGAACCTTTCCTTGCTGTTTCTTAAATGTGTGATCTTTGGGAGGTCAGCTAACCTCTCAGAGAACTGCTTCTTCCCTTGGAGCAGGAATTATTTCACCCCTACAAGGTGCTCAAGAAATGTGAGAATGAGATCAAAACTCTCAGAACTTCAGATTCTACCTGTTGCTTCACCCTTCTGCCTTTGCTTGTGTTACTGTCTTTCAAGGTTTCCCACTTTTTCATCTGATCAATTGATCTTCAAATGCCAAGAGTTCTGTTCCCCCCAGAGGCCTTCCTGATCATCTCGGCCTCAGTcagctcttcctctcttctttcccagCATTGGGTGTTCTTATTGCCTTTGCATAGACCCTTCTTGCTGCCTGCATTTCTCACTCCCCTTTCCCATGGCAAACTTCACTTTGTTTTTCATCTCACAATGCAAgtgtcatttcttttttcaaagcaaAACCTGATTGCATTTACAGATTCCAGTGTCCTTTCCTCTGTGTGCCCCAGTTGCTCTGTGTGTCACATCTGATGTGATCTGCTGTTACTCAATTTTGTGGCTCTGTCTCTAGTGAAGGGTAAATTCTTCATGAGTGGAGTCTTTATCTCTCCAGGTTGCCTAGGACATAGTAACTGCTTATTAAATGCCTTAGAACTGAATGAATCAGCAAACTGAAATAATCATAGTAATACATACACTCTATATATCACAAGTTTACTATTAgggaaaacaagtaaataaagcaGAGCATTGTTAGAATTTCATAAACTGAAACACTACCCAGTAAATCATTGTGCCTCACCTTACCAGCCAGTGGTTTGTTGAAATAATGCTTTACAACTAGGCCCTTGATTCAGGAGCTAGTTTCCTCTTCAGGGCTTTTTGGATCATGAACACCTTCGAGGGTTTGATAAAGCTCTAAAGACTTTCCTCTGTAGGGGGAAATTCGCTGTATAGATTTCTGAAGCTCATCCACATCCTTTCTGGTTCTCAGGCTGATAATTCTTGCTGTAACTTGAATTTATAGCAAGATAAAAGTTACTGTGCTAGACATCCAAGATCAGCTCTGGAGGTAGAAATAAGGCTTAGTTAAACCTGCAAGTTTAAATGAAACCTACAAAGAGAAGCAACCAGATATCCTTAGGGGACAGCTATtacaaaagtaaatgaaaatgtcacatttgagaagcagaggcacgACCAGTGGGTTTCTGATGAACTTTAATTATAGGGAATTATGATAAAAACCAACAATGTTTAATTTAACCAGATACGCAGGAGTCTGAACTTTCACCACAAATAGtctatagaggaaaaaaaaaaacagtagtacaactgtgtttttcatttttggacAGGCGGCATCTCAACTGGATACAGTGGGCTTCCCTTCTGATTCTATTTTTGTCTATTGTGGCCTTGACTACTGTGACCAAAACTTCTCAGGATAACCTAGCAGGCCATGGATTTCATCACGATGCCTTCTTCAGGCCATCCAATTCCTGCCTTCACTTCATAAGTGAGTGTCCCAGAAACGACAATTGCTCAGCCAAGGAGTGGACTTCTCCTGAACCTCAGTGGAACACCAGAGCCAAGGTTTTCATTCACATTCGTCTTGGCTTGGGCCACGTTCTTATTATAGTccaatgttttatttcttcaatggccaatatttataatgaaaagatATTGAAGGAGGGGAACCAGCTCACGGAAAGCATCTTCATACAGAACAGCAAACTCTATTTCTTTGGTGTTCTTTTTAACTCACTGACCCTGGCAGTGCAGAGCAGTAACCGTGACCAGATTAAGAACTGTGGCTTTTTTTATGGCCACAATGCGTTTTCAGTAGCCCTTATTTTTGTGACTGCTTTCCAGGGCCTCTCAGTGGCTTTCATTCTGAAGTTCCTGGATAACATGTTTCATGTCTTGATGGCCCAGATCACCACTGTCCTCATCACTGCAGTGTCTGTCCTGATCTTTGACTTCAGGCCCTCCCTGCAGTTTTTCCTGGAAGCCCCAACAGTCCTTCTctccatatttatttataatgccAGCAAGCCCCAGAGTCTGGAATATGCACCAAGGCAAGAAAGGATCCGAGATCTAAGTGGCAGTCTTTGGGAGCGTTCCAGTGGGGTAAGTTTGTAAGGATGTTGTTTTTGGCTTGTTTATTCACAACTGCAAAGCATGGCtattcaattaaaagaaaaatcaatgctgTTTTAGCAAAGAGTATATTGGATTTCTGTGCTTAAAAATCAATTGATAAATGTTCATTGGACTCTAGATGTATGCAGGAGCTCATGATAAATGCTGTTAGGGAAAGAAAGTATAAGTCGCAGTCTCAAGGACTTTATACATCAATTGCATCATAGAGAATTACAGAATCACAGACACTGGACAAAGTGGGCAATGCCTCATGGGTTATCTTGTCTAGTTTCCTCATTTTATAAGTGAAGAAATAGGCTAAATGGTTTATGAGTAGTAAGGAAAGGACTGATACTGGGCCTGACTCTTAGTCCCTTGCTCTTTCTGCTCCACAATAGTTGGAGAAATGAGCTTCATTCATAAGAACAGTTGATCTTTCACATTGTTAAGTCTTGCTAAACAGAAAGTCCAGCTCCTTAATCTTTCCTGTAGTGTTCGTAAATTGCAGTGTGCCAGAAGAGTAGGGTTTCTCTATTTCACTAAGAAAGTAGTCTTCAAAAAGGGTCTCAGAAAGTAGGAGAAAAGTAGGTTCTAGAAAATAATCATGTAATTATTCTGAGTATCTGCCAGTTGCTTAtaattgtttttggaagaatCTATCAGTCATTTTATAGGCAAATTAATTAACAGTGATCTTATGGACACTGTAATAAaggatttaaatatatattaaagtagGAAGTAAGCAAGAAACTCTTTATATTTACAATTTTCATGaacacaaaaatatgaaatatttcacaCAGTGAACATTTCACCCTGAGGAAAATCTGTTGCTTTTTGAGTGTTCGTGGCAATTCTTTGGGTATAATTCTTCTGAAATGGTGATACAACagatacttaagatgat
Above is a genomic segment from Lepus europaeus isolate LE1 chromosome 2, mLepTim1.pri, whole genome shotgun sequence containing:
- the SLC35A5 gene encoding UDP-sugar transporter protein SLC35A5 isoform X2; the encoded protein is MERKCCSHPRLCGFSTMYMLILGAIFIALSSGRVLLVKYSTNEENKYDYLPTTVNVCSELVKLVFCVFVSICLIKKDHQSRNWRCASWKEFCGFMKWSIPAFLYFLDNLIVFYVLSYLQPAMAVIFSNFSIITTALLFRIVLKRHLNWIQWASLLILFLSIVALTTVTKTSQDNLAGHGFHHDAFFRPSNSCLHFISECPRNDNCSAKEWTSPEPQWNTRAKVFIHIRLGLGHVLIIVQCFISSMANIYNEKILKEGNQLTESIFIQNSKLYFFGVLFNSLTLAVQSSNRDQIKNCGFFYGHNAFSVALIFVTAFQGLSVAFILKFLDNMFHVLMAQITTVLITAVSVLIFDFRPSLQFFLEAPTVLLSIFIYNASKPQSLEYAPRQERIRDLSGSLWERSSGDGEELERLTKPKSDESDEDTF
- the SLC35A5 gene encoding UDP-sugar transporter protein SLC35A5 isoform X1, whose amino-acid sequence is MERKCCSHPRLCGFSTMYMLILGAIFIALSSGRVLLVKYSTNEENKYDYLPTTVNVCSELVKLVFCVFVSICLIKKEDHQSRNWRCASWKEFCGFMKWSIPAFLYFLDNLIVFYVLSYLQPAMAVIFSNFSIITTALLFRIVLKRHLNWIQWASLLILFLSIVALTTVTKTSQDNLAGHGFHHDAFFRPSNSCLHFISECPRNDNCSAKEWTSPEPQWNTRAKVFIHIRLGLGHVLIIVQCFISSMANIYNEKILKEGNQLTESIFIQNSKLYFFGVLFNSLTLAVQSSNRDQIKNCGFFYGHNAFSVALIFVTAFQGLSVAFILKFLDNMFHVLMAQITTVLITAVSVLIFDFRPSLQFFLEAPTVLLSIFIYNASKPQSLEYAPRQERIRDLSGSLWERSSGDGEELERLTKPKSDESDEDTF